ATATGCTTCCGCCTAATATTCCCCACTAAGATGCTTTTGTCCCTGAACCAGTACTATTACTATATCTGCATTGTTTAGAAAATGTTGAGCCATGAATAATGTCGGGCCCTTAAGCTGAAtaaggggctgtttggattgtgattATCTTTGCCGTACATTGCCACATGATTTTTGCCACATTTGCTATACTTGTCCTagttgagttgctcaaattgttagccacattttggcttgcctaagggaatcttccCATAtttttttgtgtctatgacatgtgggtctCATTGCTCATAAAAAATTATTTGCCTTAGGTGTGGCTAAAACCAAACACCTACCtaacttggtcaaacttgcctaaggtTGGGTGTTGCAAAGTGTAGCAAGGTGTGACTAGGAACCAAACAACCCCTAAAATTCTATTCTCTGCGCGGAACCGTATTTGGGTGTTtgactatttgtgtgccaaaaaTGCATCTTTATTTTTTAGCAGGGAAAGTGCCTGGAAAGACGGAAAAAATGCTAGAACAACATGCAATTAGGTTGGTCGCAATGAAGTATCATAAGCGATATTATATATGTCAACTAGATATTTTTATAATGTGACACACAATTAAATAAGTAAGGAGAGGATATGGTATCATATCgtgataccgtatcatattaaatgttaTAGTACTCCTTTGTGTCATGTATGATAATTAATAAAGCAATATAAGATACTAATTTATGATACTTTGCATTAGAAAGTAGTATCATACTCCACATTATGGGCAACTTTAAGGGGCGATTTTCAGGGGGATGGGCTGAGTATCTAAACTAACGCCCAATCACAAATTGCCGTGTTGCATTGTTCCGTAAACCAGCTTTACTCCGAAAAAGACCGTGTTGGATCGTTCTGTAAACCAGCTTTACTCCGAGAAAGACACATTATCAAAGCGCAATACAAATTACTACAAAAGAGCACCCgaaagaaatgaaaaaaaatacaCACAAGTCCCTGAACTTTGCAAATAGAACCCCCAGAATTACACGTGTGCATAAAAATGCAACGAGGGTCAAATAGTGTAAGTCTAGTAATAGCTGATTTGCCAAAGAGAAATAGAAAAGAAATATATTTTTTTAAGGAAATTATTAAGTAATACTTCTTTTTTGTAAGATTGGCATATCTAACTAGATTATGTAGATTCTGCAAGGCGTGGCAATTGTTTGACATCTTTTCACTAGATTTTGTACAACATAACAGATCCTCTAGCAGAAGAACAATTTTTTCCTTTTTCTAAGGCAGATGAATATTTGTTTTTGTTTAGTTTTGTGAGGCGGATGAAGAGATTACCCAGTGTGAGAACATTTTATGATTGTAACCACCATAAGACAAGATTTCTTACATTTTTCTTAGAACAGTTAGCATAAGACATGAAAAAACTACCATCTGGGCATTGCCCACAAGCTAACAAAGAAGAGTGTGTCAACGGTAGTATGAGGTGCCACCGCCTTCGTGACGTCAGAACACAAACCTTTTGTATTAGGCCAAGTCCAATTCGCAATGAGGTGTCCTCGACTCCCTATTCCGCCAATCCACACTATATAAAGGAGAAGGAGGATTCCTAGGAGTGAGGCGTTTTGGCTTCCAGGATCATCTGCACCTGCGCTGagcaaaaaaatcaaaacaaaaactagaaaaattcaaaaaattccttTTTTTTGGCATGGTAGATAATTTGGTGCATGATGTTTGCTTCAAATTTCAAATCATTTGGACATCTGAGTAGCTctcggcaaaaaagacaaatttggGGTCTGTCAAAAAGTGTACTGTTCATATATTGTTCTGACccaatttgtcttttttgctgagtGCTACTCGAATGTCCAAATGCTTTGAAATCTGGAGCGCACCTCACGCACCAAAGTATCTACCTTGCACAAAAAATTtggattttttaaatttttttatgAATTGTTTCTTGACCGGGTGCAGATGAGCCCGAGCTCAGAATTGGATATTCGGATTCCTAGAAGGCTCTCTCCGCCACAATCTCCATCTCCATCTTCATAAGATCAATACTTATAATTAAGACCACATTGCAATAAACGACATTATAAGACGGTTAATCGTTCATCTTCAAGTAAACTCATCTACAATGTCTCTCATCTGTGATTCAATTGCGATGTGTGAGTAATCCTCTTTGGCTAAACATGTATAGAAAAAATGTGTATCATGtatacaatgtgtatgaaaaaattTGATCATGTATCTAGAAATGTTAATCAAGCAGTAAAAAAATGTGAAATCTGTATAGAAAAATGTTTCTCGTGCATACGAAAAATATATCAAATAAAtatacaatgtgtatgaaaaaatattgatcatgtatttaaaaaatgttataCATGTATAAAAAAGTTCCTGGTGTGTTCAAAAATTGTACAACATACATTGGATAAAAGTAGACACCAAAAATATATACTTAAATACAGTTAATTGTGCATTTAgtaaatgttaaacatgtatataaaaatgttcctAATGTATACAAAAAAATATACATCGTGTGTGAAAAACTATTTATTCCCATTGAAATATTCACCGTATATTTGGAAAATATTGATCATGTATTCAAAAAGTGTTAAAAACTTAAAAAAATGTGCATCTTGTATTTGCAACATAGTGAAAAtggaaaaaagaaacaaaaaagacaaGAAATGAAAAACAAGAAAATCggagaaaaaagaaaaaacatgTGAGATCCAACAAAGAAACCAAAAGAGGCGACATGAGATCCAGTTGTGAAGGTCTCGCCGCGACGAATCGTCTATATGAAAACAATTTTTCGATCAGAGCAATGATTTGAGCTATAAAACATTTTGAATTTTAAATTTTGTTGAAATCTTTGCTGACATTATCATTTTCGcctcacatgcatgcatgcatactGAATTAAATCAATTGGAGCTAATTAGCACGGCGAGTCTGGCGGGCTCAAAATTTGTTCGCCTGCATGCGCGTACGCTTGGCTGTTCGTATCTGTTTCCTAAAAACAGAACGGTCGGAAATTAGCAAAGCCCATAAGTGAATCGTGTGTCATTTGGTACATCTAAATGTTAACTATAATTTCTGTCATAAGAAAACACTTTCAGTTTGAAAGTACTGTATCTAGCTTGTGAGGCCCCAAATCTCTACTGCTGTCATATGCTTTTGGTACAAGGTAGTTCCATCTTCCACCTACAAAATGATCCTTGCATGACTTTCTTCTGCCTCCCTCCTGATCAGACATCACCAACCTTTTACTAGTATCTCACATAGGGACATGATCATCGATAGTTATCCACATATGCGGCATGCCGGCACATATGACATGACCAAGAATTTAATTACCTGCAACATGAGCATCACAATCACAAATTCAGAACCATATACACAGCTCAAAAATCAGTAATTAGAACCGCAAACTAGAGCTTTCTTTTGCTCTTCCAACCCACAAAAGTCAAGAGGCAGCACCGGTTTCCCACTCGTGTTGATAAAATAAAAATTTCCAACGTATAGAAAAAGATCAGTCAGACAAAGCCATACAATTCGCATTTCCCTTTCGTCCACCTAGTTAGCTTCTACACATCATCCACTCCCATAGACTCCATTGATTCGCATCGCAACCAAGAGACATAGCTAGATGGCCGCGCGTCTCATGCCTCCGGCGGTGGTCATCCTGGCCTCGTTCCTCCTCCTCCGGTGTGTCTATGTGGTGGACGCCGCCGAGTGCGAGCCGGTGGCGTGCGGGAACTTCACCATCAAGTACCCGTTCTGGCTCGGCGCGCCCCGCCGACCCCCGCCTGAGCCCTCCTGCGGCCACCCGGCCTTCGAGCTCTGGTGCATCGACGGCAACACCACGGCTTCCATGAGCGGCTCCCCCCTCCACGTCCACAGCATCGACTATGCCACCCGCTCCTTCGTCGTCTACCACAACAGGGTCGCCTCGGGCACGGACGGCGTGTGCCGCGCCGACTTCAACGTCTCGTCCAGCCTAGCCCTCAGCCCGTTCAACATCAGCCCCACGAACCAGGCCCTGTGCTTCCTCTCCGACTGCAAGAACGGGACGGAGCCGCGCGGGCCCCAGTACGTGAACGCCACCGGCAAGCCCATCTTCGCGTACCTCGGCGGGAGCTACGACCGGGACAGGCCGCCGGCGATCGACACCGGGACCTGCACGTACAATTACCTGCCGGGGCCCGGGGCGGAGGCGGCGCTTGGGCAGGCGCCGGCATCGGCGACTGCCCCGCCTGCATCGCGACCGGTGGCCAGTGCCGGTACAGCAACGCGAACGCGGCGTTCGGATGCCTCTGCCCTGGTGACGGGAGGCTGCGCGGCCTGACATGCGCCGGTGAGTCCGCCCACGCCGCCACTTCCCTCTACTATATCTACTGTACCACAGTTACGAGCCAATCAGCGCGTGCTGACGCGGATAGCCATATCGGCACATGCTCGTTTGATTAGTCTGTTTATTTTCCCTGGTTCATTGCATTTCGCTGCATGGTGGGCTGGTGGCATCTTGTCGTTGGCCAATGCTGTCCCGATCTTCCGTAGACCCCATGGAGATTTCACCTTTGGCTTTTCTGCTTCTTTCCGGTAGATATCAGGCCGCTGACGAGCCAGCGCACACCCTGTCATAAATATTAACCTATGATACAATACATTAAGAAGATAGTATTCATATACTAATATCATATAAGTAATCCGTCATTGTTAGTGTCATTCACAAAAGGATCGAGTATTATTAGGTGTGGTACTTGCCAGATGCTTCGGTTGTGGCAGGCATGTAAACTAGTGCGGTCATTAGGTACGTAGACGTGTGCATCATTGGACAAGTGGAGCTGGTGCACAGCAAGTGGCTTTTGTTAGAGCATCCGCTAGATCCCTCTGAAACTATAATTGCACGAAAACAATATCCCGTCCTGGCGTCGCACCGGGCACCTACAGACGAAGAACTCACCTTATGTAGACAGAACAATGACAACCGCCCGACCATTACCGATTTTGATGATTCGTTGTGTTTTGGACAATGCCATGTGTCAGTGGAAGACGGAAGAGGAGAAGCACCCTTTCAAATGAAGAAGTTCTCAAACAATGTCCCATGGAGGATGGATTTCACCTACATTCTCAACTCCTTCGTTGCACGTGTATGTCGCGCTCGGTGAGCCTCTCTCAAGTTACTTGTGCGGATCATCTATCCTAGGCCCTATCTTGCTCATGGACATCACATAGTGCCGAGTAATCGTTGTTAGCCACGCGGAATGAAGAAGGAAGCCGAAGATTATTAGAGGCTTCTTTGTGGGTCGAGTTGGTTTGGGGGGTTAAGTTTAGGAGATCTGCtagtaggattttttttttgaagaTAGGAAAAAGGGAAGATCTGGAAAAAGGCGTTGAAAGATCGAGTTTAGGGGATCCGCTAGTGATCTCTTAGTCTCCTATTATTAAAGGGGTGTTTGCTGCTTTTGCTTTCATTGCTTCCACCGATTATTTTTTTCAAACTGGCCCTCACCTCCTCGTTTCTccgggggaagaaatcccttgcaAGTAAACAACAAAATCAACTTACATAGTTGTGCCTATACAATCTCAATCTCATCATATCTTTCATTATATTTGCCTATGAATTACCTTCCCACAACATATCTCAATCTCAACTCAATCAAAATTTTCCTTCTTTTTAGGGGAACTGAATCAAAAATATTCTATGTTGAACCACTAGAACAAATTTGTTCCATTGCACACACGGGTATCTAACTAGTTTGTGTAAACTCCTTTTTTAGTAACATTTTGTGTAAACTCTTAATCTTCTCAAGTCGGCACTATGGCCCAAATTGGCATCATCCATTGCAGTAATCTGGTCAAAGCTTTCAGACATAGAGGTAAATGGGCCTATTTGTCTTTTTATTTCACTTTTGAGCCTTATCCCTGGTGGACTGGTGATGGGCTGacaaggcctctttgaataaaagTATTTTTGAGTGGGTGTGCATCCTTGTAACCCCCCAAAATGCATGCTCCTTTTCTATTTGAGAAATTATAATTTA
This portion of the Triticum urartu cultivar G1812 unplaced genomic scaffold, Tu2.1 TuUngrouped_contig_6489, whole genome shotgun sequence genome encodes:
- the LOC125530684 gene encoding LOW QUALITY PROTEIN: uncharacterized protein LOC125530684 (The sequence of the model RefSeq protein was modified relative to this genomic sequence to represent the inferred CDS: inserted 1 base in 1 codon; added 49 bases not found in genome assembly); amino-acid sequence: MAARLMPPAVVILASFLLLRCVYVVDAAECEPVACGNFTIKYPFWLGAPRRPPPEPSCGHPAFELWCIDGNTTASMSGSPLHVHSIDYATRSFVVYHNRVASGTDGVCRADFNVSSSLALSPFNISPTNQALCFLSDCKNGTEPRGPQYVNATGKPIFAYLGGSYDRDRPPAIDTGTCTYNYLPGPGAEAAXWAGAGIGDCPACIATGGQCRYSNANAAFGCLCPGDGRLRGLTCAVRWFWYPPPSALVMSMIRMWMYVNRKCQPTLLSRG